A genomic window from Phocoena sinus isolate mPhoSin1 chromosome 20, mPhoSin1.pri, whole genome shotgun sequence includes:
- the ZSWIM7 gene encoding zinc finger SWIM domain-containing protein 7 isoform X1, with the protein MAVAARALTLPAVVEELLSEMAAAARDGAPIPDEHLLSLKFVFGSSAVQALDLVDRQSVTLISSPSGRRVYQVLGSSGRTYVCLASCHYCSCPAFAFSVLRKGDSLLCKHLLAVYLSQVMKTCQQLSVSDKQLTDVLLMERTQEAS; encoded by the exons ATGGCGGTGGCGGCGCGGGCGCTCACGCTGCCGGCAGTGGTGGAGGAGCTGCTGAGCgagatggcggcggcggcgcgggacGGCGCGCCGA TTCCTGATGAGCATCTGTTATC GCTGAAGTTTGTCTTTGGCTCATCAGCCGTCCAGGCCTTGGACCTCGTTGATCGCCAGTCCGTCACCTTAATCTCATCGCCCAGTGGGAGGCGTGTTTACCAG GTACTTGGAAGTTCCGGTAGAACGTACGTGTGTTTGGCCTCTTGTCATTACTGTTCGTGTCCGGCATTTGCCTTCTCAGTGCTGCGGAAGGGTGACAGCCTCCTG TGCAAGCACCTCTTGGCAGTTTATCTTAGTCAGGTTATGAAGACCTGTCAGCAGCTGAGCGTCTCTGACAAGCAACTGACTGATGTATTATTGATGGAAAGGACACAGGAAGCGTCATAA
- the ZSWIM7 gene encoding zinc finger SWIM domain-containing protein 7 isoform X2: protein MRCFINFMFLQKSLLEPSVPDEHLLSLKFVFGSSAVQALDLVDRQSVTLISSPSGRRVYQVLGSSGRTYVCLASCHYCSCPAFAFSVLRKGDSLLCKHLLAVYLSQVMKTCQQLSVSDKQLTDVLLMERTQEAS, encoded by the exons ATGAGATGCTTTATCAATTTCATGTTCCTGCAGAAGTCTCTCCTAGAGCCTTCAG TTCCTGATGAGCATCTGTTATC GCTGAAGTTTGTCTTTGGCTCATCAGCCGTCCAGGCCTTGGACCTCGTTGATCGCCAGTCCGTCACCTTAATCTCATCGCCCAGTGGGAGGCGTGTTTACCAG GTACTTGGAAGTTCCGGTAGAACGTACGTGTGTTTGGCCTCTTGTCATTACTGTTCGTGTCCGGCATTTGCCTTCTCAGTGCTGCGGAAGGGTGACAGCCTCCTG TGCAAGCACCTCTTGGCAGTTTATCTTAGTCAGGTTATGAAGACCTGTCAGCAGCTGAGCGTCTCTGACAAGCAACTGACTGATGTATTATTGATGGAAAGGACACAGGAAGCGTCATAA